The proteins below come from a single Mycolicibacterium sp. TY81 genomic window:
- a CDS encoding acyl-CoA carboxylase subunit beta — translation MTEVTEQRSPATTAEKLAELRRKLELAADPGDEKAKARRDKKGIPSARARIHALVDPGSFFEIGALAKTPGDPNALYGDGVVTGHATIDGRPVAVFSHDQTVFQGSVGEMFGRKVAKLMEWVAMVGCPIIGINDSAGARIQDAVTSLAWYAELGRRHEMLRGTVPEISIILGKCAGGAVYSPIQTDLLVAVRDQGYMFITGPDVIKDVTGEDVTFDELGGADVQAQRGNIHKVVEDEAAAFQYVRDYLSFLPANTWDDPPIVNPGLEPELTPSDFELDKIVPDADNAGYDMMDILLRMFDDGDIFEIAEQRAPEMITAFARVDGRPVGVIANQPLFMAGAIGNEASDKAAGFIRFCDSFNLPLVFVVDTPGALPGVAEETGGIIKRGGRFFNAIVEADVPKVTFVIRKAYGGGYAVMGSKQLSADLNFAWPTARIAVIGAQGAAQLLVKRFPDPNAPEVQKIKADFIEGYNANMAIPWTAAERGYIDAVIQPHESRLLLRKSLKLLRDKQKHDRIARKHGLTPL, via the coding sequence GTGACTGAAGTTACCGAACAGCGCAGCCCTGCCACGACGGCAGAGAAGCTCGCAGAGCTTCGCCGAAAGCTGGAGCTGGCAGCCGATCCCGGTGACGAGAAGGCCAAGGCGCGGCGCGACAAGAAGGGCATTCCGTCGGCCCGCGCCCGCATCCACGCGCTCGTCGACCCGGGCAGCTTCTTCGAGATCGGCGCGCTCGCCAAGACGCCGGGCGACCCGAACGCGCTGTACGGCGACGGTGTGGTGACCGGCCACGCCACCATCGACGGCCGTCCGGTCGCGGTGTTCAGCCATGACCAGACGGTGTTCCAGGGCTCGGTCGGCGAGATGTTCGGCCGCAAGGTCGCCAAGCTGATGGAGTGGGTGGCCATGGTCGGCTGCCCGATCATCGGCATCAACGACTCTGCCGGCGCCCGCATCCAGGACGCCGTCACCTCGCTGGCCTGGTACGCCGAGCTCGGCCGCCGCCACGAGATGCTGCGCGGCACGGTGCCGGAGATCTCGATCATCCTGGGCAAGTGCGCCGGTGGTGCGGTGTACTCGCCGATCCAGACCGACCTGTTGGTGGCCGTGCGCGACCAGGGCTACATGTTCATCACCGGCCCGGATGTCATCAAGGACGTCACCGGTGAGGACGTGACCTTCGACGAACTCGGTGGCGCGGATGTCCAGGCGCAGCGCGGCAACATCCACAAGGTCGTCGAGGACGAGGCCGCCGCCTTCCAGTACGTCCGCGACTACCTGAGCTTCCTGCCCGCCAACACCTGGGACGACCCGCCGATCGTCAACCCGGGCCTGGAGCCGGAGCTGACGCCCAGCGACTTCGAGCTGGACAAGATCGTGCCGGACGCCGACAACGCCGGCTACGACATGATGGACATCCTGCTCCGCATGTTCGACGACGGCGACATCTTCGAGATCGCCGAACAGCGCGCTCCGGAGATGATCACCGCGTTCGCGCGGGTCGACGGCCGGCCGGTGGGCGTCATCGCCAACCAGCCGCTGTTCATGGCGGGCGCCATCGGTAACGAGGCCTCCGACAAGGCGGCCGGGTTCATCCGGTTCTGCGACTCCTTCAACCTGCCTTTGGTTTTCGTCGTCGACACCCCCGGCGCCCTGCCGGGTGTCGCCGAGGAGACCGGTGGCATCATCAAGCGCGGTGGCCGCTTCTTCAACGCCATCGTCGAGGCCGACGTGCCGAAGGTGACGTTCGTGATCCGCAAGGCCTACGGCGGTGGTTACGCCGTCATGGGCTCGAAGCAGCTGTCGGCAGACCTCAACTTCGCCTGGCCGACCGCACGCATCGCGGTGATCGGTGCCCAGGGTGCGGCGCAGCTGCTGGTGAAGCGCTTCCCCGATCCGAATGCGCCCGAGGTGCAGAAGATCAAGGCGGACTTCATCGAGGGCTACAACGCCAACATGGCGATTCCGTGGACCGCGGCAGAACGTGGCTACATCGATGCCGTGATCCAGCCGCACGAGTCCCGGCTGCTGCTGCGCAAGTCGCTGAAGCTGTTGCGCGACAAGCAGAAGCACGACCGCATCGCCCGCAAGCACGGCCTGACGCCACTCTGA
- the pks13 gene encoding polyketide synthase Pks13 (Pks13 is a key enzyme in mycolic acid biosynthesis.) has protein sequence MTDTEDNSNEIDTSPQEGQVPARANGMSVPEMREWLRNWVANATGQPADSINESVPMVELGLASRDAVAMASDIEDLTGVTLTATVAFRHPTIESLAQVIVEGEPEEDTDAANAEDWSRDADDDAMNIAIVGLATRFPGDMNTPDEMWRALVEGRDAITDLPEGRWEEFLSEPRIAERVAKARTRGGYLSDIKGFDAEFFALAKMEADNIDPQQRMALELTWEALEFARIPASSLRGESVGVFVGSSTNDYSFLSVSDPSITHPYAITGTASSIIANRVSYFFDFRGPSMAIDTACSSSLVAIHEGVKALRSGEASVVVAGGVNALVTPMVTVGFDEVGGVLAPDGRIKSFSSDADGYARSEGGGMVVLKRVADARRDGDEILAVITGSAINHDGRSNGMLAPNPDAQEAVLRKAYKDAGVDPKTVDYIEAHGTGTILGDPIEADALGRVVGRGRAADKPALLGAVKSNVGHLESAAGAASVAKMTLALYHDKLPPSINYAGPNPYIDFDKEHLKVNAELSDWPRYSGHAIAGVSGFGFGGANAHIVMRQVLPSDLVEPEPKEVVAEEKPASDAGAVYVGGVKMDEYGEFADEPLARRDSESGDDSFDSRGDAEFYGYGTDDEPELPGLTERALELIEAGRAELEAAEPVKRIVPLAVSGFLTSRKKSAAAELADWIDSEVGRSYSLESIGRSLSRRNHGRSRAVILAHDHDEAVKGLRALAEGKQSPLVLAADGPVTNGPVWVLAGFGAQHRKMGKSLYLNDPIFAEWINKVDALIQDERGYSVVELILDDAIDYTNETCEYPIEVVQTVIFALQIALGELLKAHGAKPGAVVGQSLGEAAAAYFSGGLSLADATRTICSRAHLMGEGEAMLFGEYIRLMALVEYSAEEIKTVFADFPGLEVCVYAAPTQTVIGGPPEQVDAIIARAESEGKFARKMQTKGASHTQQMDPLLGELSAEIQGIEPRPLQTAYYSTVHEGQLIRAGAEPIHDVEYWKKGLRHSVYFTHGIRNAVDNGHTTFLELAPNPVALMQVGLTTMSAGLHDGQLIPTLARKQDEVDSMTNAMAQLFVHGHDLDFRTLFSPAENPAVDYAPIPPTRFKRKPHWLDAHFTADSSAIEPGSHVATPDGRHVWEYAPRGEVDAAALAKLVKAAAAQVLPDAALTAYEQRAIPGEGARLVTTLTRHPGGGTVQVHARMGESFTLVYDAVVTRGGDGAALPVAMGGAALPAAVGASVAETAAAAPEPEDDAAILQDNLTAGAGLAAGFKKWSPDSGETVADRLGAIVGGAMGYEPEDLPWEVPLIELGLDSLMAVRIKNRVEYDFDLPPIQLTAVRDANLYAVEKLIHYAIEHRDEVGQLAEAQKGQTAEEIAAAQAELMGGATTVAELEAKLAEAGHPLADKDDDKPAAAEIATDSAVALEVPPPPTNPAGPAAVPPPPTNPSGPAGPSQATAAAAAAKVLTQEAVTEALGADVPPRDAAERVTFATWAIVTGKSPGGIFNELPAVDDATATKLSERLSERAEGIVTVEQVRTAKTIEELSTIVRDQLEDGVVDGFVRTLRAPKEGGSQVPLFVFHPAGGSTVVYEPLLKRLPEDIPVYGIERVEGSIEERAAEYVPKLLEMHKGPFVLAGWSLGGALAYACAIGLKQAGADVQYVGLIDCVRPGTPIDKSQAGMRARWDRYARFAERTFNVEIPEIPYEELEKLDDEGQVKFVLDIVAQSGVQIPGGIIEHQRTSYLDNRALDTIDIQPYDGHVVLYMADRYHDDAIVFEPAYATRQPDGGWGEFAPDLEVVNIGGEHIQAIDEPYIAKVGAHMSQAINQIQAGK, from the coding sequence ATGACTGACACCGAAGACAATTCGAACGAAATCGACACTTCGCCGCAGGAGGGGCAGGTTCCCGCTCGGGCTAACGGCATGTCCGTGCCGGAGATGCGGGAGTGGCTGCGCAACTGGGTGGCCAATGCCACCGGTCAGCCGGCGGACTCCATCAACGAGTCGGTGCCGATGGTCGAGCTCGGCCTGGCGTCGCGCGACGCGGTCGCCATGGCGTCCGATATCGAGGACCTCACCGGTGTCACGCTGACCGCCACGGTGGCGTTCCGGCACCCGACCATCGAGTCGCTGGCGCAGGTCATCGTCGAGGGCGAGCCCGAGGAAGACACGGACGCCGCGAACGCCGAGGACTGGTCCCGCGACGCCGACGACGACGCGATGAACATCGCGATTGTCGGCCTGGCCACCCGCTTCCCGGGTGACATGAACACGCCCGACGAGATGTGGCGGGCGCTGGTCGAAGGCCGCGACGCCATCACCGACCTGCCCGAGGGCCGCTGGGAAGAGTTCCTGTCCGAGCCCCGGATCGCCGAGCGCGTGGCCAAGGCCCGCACCCGCGGCGGCTACCTGTCGGACATCAAGGGCTTCGACGCCGAGTTCTTCGCGCTGGCCAAGATGGAAGCCGACAACATCGATCCGCAGCAGCGGATGGCGCTCGAATTGACCTGGGAGGCACTGGAGTTCGCCCGTATCCCGGCGTCGTCGCTGCGCGGCGAGTCGGTAGGCGTGTTCGTCGGTAGCTCGACCAACGACTACAGCTTCCTGTCGGTGTCCGACCCGTCGATCACGCACCCGTACGCCATCACCGGCACCGCGAGCTCCATCATCGCCAACCGGGTGTCGTACTTCTTCGACTTCCGCGGGCCGTCGATGGCCATCGACACCGCGTGTTCGTCGTCGCTGGTCGCGATCCACGAGGGCGTCAAGGCGCTGCGCTCGGGTGAGGCCAGCGTCGTCGTCGCCGGTGGTGTCAACGCCCTGGTGACCCCGATGGTGACGGTCGGCTTCGACGAGGTCGGCGGCGTCCTGGCGCCGGACGGCCGCATCAAGTCGTTCAGCTCCGATGCCGACGGCTACGCCCGTTCCGAGGGTGGCGGCATGGTCGTGCTCAAGCGCGTCGCCGACGCCCGTCGCGACGGTGACGAGATCCTCGCGGTGATCACCGGTTCGGCCATCAACCACGACGGCCGCTCCAACGGCATGCTGGCCCCGAACCCCGACGCGCAGGAAGCGGTGCTGCGCAAGGCCTACAAGGACGCCGGCGTCGACCCGAAGACCGTCGATTACATCGAGGCGCACGGTACCGGCACCATCCTGGGTGACCCGATCGAGGCCGACGCGCTCGGCCGCGTCGTGGGCCGTGGCCGCGCCGCCGACAAGCCGGCGCTGCTGGGCGCCGTGAAATCCAATGTGGGACACCTGGAGTCGGCCGCCGGTGCGGCCAGCGTCGCGAAGATGACGCTGGCGCTGTACCACGACAAGCTGCCGCCGTCGATCAACTACGCGGGCCCCAACCCGTACATCGACTTCGACAAGGAACACCTCAAGGTCAACGCCGAGCTGTCGGACTGGCCGCGTTACAGCGGTCACGCCATCGCCGGTGTCTCCGGTTTCGGTTTCGGTGGCGCCAACGCGCACATCGTCATGCGTCAGGTGCTGCCCAGTGACCTCGTCGAGCCGGAGCCGAAAGAGGTTGTGGCCGAGGAGAAGCCGGCCTCGGATGCGGGCGCCGTCTACGTCGGTGGCGTCAAGATGGACGAGTACGGCGAGTTCGCCGATGAGCCGCTTGCGCGAAGAGATTCAGAGAGCGGCGACGACTCCTTTGATTCTCGTGGTGACGCCGAGTTCTACGGCTACGGGACCGACGACGAGCCCGAGCTCCCCGGCCTGACCGAGCGGGCGCTGGAGCTGATCGAGGCCGGCCGCGCCGAACTGGAGGCTGCCGAGCCGGTCAAGCGCATTGTCCCGCTTGCGGTTTCGGGCTTCCTGACCTCGCGCAAGAAGTCGGCTGCCGCTGAGCTGGCGGACTGGATCGACAGCGAGGTGGGCCGGTCCTACTCGCTGGAGTCCATCGGTCGCTCGCTGTCGCGCCGCAACCACGGCCGTTCGCGCGCAGTGATTCTCGCGCACGACCACGATGAAGCGGTCAAGGGTCTGCGGGCCCTGGCCGAGGGCAAGCAGAGCCCGCTGGTGCTGGCCGCCGACGGCCCGGTCACCAACGGCCCGGTGTGGGTGCTCGCCGGATTCGGTGCACAGCACCGCAAGATGGGCAAGAGCCTGTACCTGAACGACCCGATCTTCGCGGAGTGGATCAACAAGGTCGACGCGCTCATCCAGGACGAACGTGGCTACTCGGTCGTCGAGCTGATCCTCGACGACGCCATCGACTACACCAACGAGACCTGCGAATACCCGATCGAGGTCGTCCAGACCGTGATCTTCGCGCTGCAGATCGCGCTCGGCGAGCTGCTGAAGGCGCACGGCGCGAAACCCGGTGCGGTGGTTGGCCAGTCGCTCGGTGAAGCGGCCGCGGCCTACTTCTCCGGTGGCCTGTCGCTGGCCGACGCCACTCGCACGATCTGCTCGCGCGCCCACCTCATGGGTGAGGGCGAGGCCATGCTGTTCGGCGAGTACATCCGCCTGATGGCGCTCGTCGAGTACTCGGCCGAGGAGATCAAGACGGTCTTCGCCGACTTCCCGGGCCTCGAGGTGTGCGTCTACGCCGCCCCGACCCAGACCGTCATCGGCGGTCCGCCGGAGCAGGTCGACGCGATCATCGCCCGCGCCGAATCCGAGGGCAAGTTCGCCCGCAAGATGCAGACCAAGGGCGCCAGCCACACGCAGCAGATGGACCCGCTGCTCGGTGAGCTGTCCGCGGAAATCCAGGGCATCGAACCGCGCCCGCTGCAGACGGCCTACTACTCGACGGTGCACGAGGGTCAGCTGATCCGGGCCGGCGCGGAGCCGATCCACGATGTCGAGTACTGGAAGAAGGGGCTGCGCCACAGCGTCTACTTCACCCACGGCATCCGCAACGCCGTCGACAACGGGCACACCACCTTCCTTGAGCTCGCGCCGAACCCGGTGGCGCTCATGCAGGTTGGGCTCACCACGATGTCGGCCGGCCTGCATGACGGTCAGCTGATCCCGACCCTCGCCCGTAAGCAGGACGAGGTCGACTCGATGACCAACGCCATGGCCCAGCTGTTCGTGCACGGCCACGACCTCGACTTCCGGACGTTGTTCTCGCCGGCCGAGAACCCGGCCGTCGACTACGCGCCCATCCCGCCGACGCGCTTCAAGCGCAAGCCGCACTGGCTGGACGCGCACTTCACCGCCGACAGCTCGGCCATCGAGCCGGGCAGCCACGTCGCGACCCCGGACGGCCGGCACGTGTGGGAGTACGCCCCGCGCGGCGAGGTCGACGCCGCGGCGCTGGCCAAGCTGGTGAAAGCCGCTGCGGCACAGGTGCTTCCGGATGCGGCGCTGACCGCTTACGAGCAGCGTGCCATCCCGGGTGAGGGCGCGCGCCTGGTCACCACGCTGACCCGGCACCCCGGTGGCGGCACGGTGCAGGTGCACGCCCGCATGGGCGAGTCCTTCACCCTGGTGTACGACGCTGTCGTCACCCGCGGTGGTGATGGTGCGGCGCTGCCGGTCGCCATGGGTGGTGCGGCCCTGCCGGCCGCCGTCGGCGCATCGGTGGCCGAAACCGCCGCCGCCGCACCGGAACCCGAAGACGACGCCGCCATCCTGCAGGACAACCTGACCGCGGGCGCCGGCCTGGCCGCCGGTTTCAAGAAGTGGTCGCCGGATTCCGGTGAGACCGTCGCGGACCGGTTGGGTGCCATCGTCGGTGGCGCCATGGGCTACGAGCCCGAGGACCTGCCGTGGGAGGTCCCGCTGATCGAGCTGGGTCTGGACTCGCTGATGGCCGTCCGGATCAAGAACCGCGTCGAGTACGACTTCGACCTGCCGCCGATCCAGCTGACCGCGGTGCGTGACGCCAACCTGTACGCGGTGGAGAAGCTGATCCACTACGCCATCGAGCACCGCGACGAGGTCGGTCAGCTCGCCGAGGCGCAGAAGGGGCAGACGGCCGAGGAGATCGCCGCCGCGCAGGCCGAATTGATGGGTGGCGCGACGACGGTCGCCGAGCTGGAGGCCAAGCTGGCCGAGGCCGGGCACCCGCTGGCCGACAAGGACGACGACAAGCCGGCGGCGGCCGAGATCGCCACGGACTCCGCTGTCGCGCTGGAGGTTCCGCCGCCCCCGACGAACCCCGCCGGCCCGGCGGCCGTCCCGCCGCCGCCGACGAACCCGTCGGGACCGGCCGGACCGAGCCAGGCCACCGCTGCGGCGGCTGCCGCCAAGGTCCTCACGCAGGAGGCGGTCACCGAGGCGCTCGGCGCCGACGTGCCGCCGCGCGATGCGGCTGAGCGCGTCACCTTCGCGACGTGGGCGATCGTCACCGGCAAGTCGCCGGGCGGCATCTTCAACGAGCTGCCGGCCGTCGACGACGCGACCGCGACCAAGCTGTCCGAGCGGCTCTCCGAGCGCGCCGAGGGCATCGTGACGGTCGAGCAGGTGCGGACGGCCAAGACGATCGAAGAGCTGTCCACGATCGTGCGTGATCAGCTGGAAGACGGCGTGGTGGACGGCTTCGTCCGCACCCTGCGGGCACCGAAAGAAGGTGGGTCGCAGGTACCCCTGTTCGTCTTCCACCCGGCCGGTGGCTCGACGGTGGTCTACGAGCCGCTGTTGAAGCGCCTGCCGGAGGACATCCCGGTCTACGGCATCGAACGCGTCGAAGGCTCCATCGAGGAGCGCGCCGCCGAGTACGTGCCGAAGCTGCTGGAGATGCACAAGGGCCCGTTCGTGCTGGCCGGTTGGTCGCTGGGTGGGGCGCTCGCATACGCGTGCGCCATCGGGCTCAAGCAGGCCGGTGCCGATGTGCAGTACGTCGGGTTGATCGACTGCGTGCGACCCGGCACTCCGATCGACAAGAGCCAGGCCGGTATGCGAGCCCGCTGGGATCGCTATGCCCGCTTCGCCGAGCGCACCTTCAACGTCGAGATTCCGGAGATTCCGTACGAGGAGCTGGAGAAGCTCGACGACGAGGGCCAGGTGAAGTTCGTTCTGGACATCGTCGCGCAGAGCGGCGTGCAGATCCCGGGCGGCATCATCGAGCACCAGCGCACGTCGTATCTCGACAACCGCGCGCTGGACACCATCGACATCCAGCCGTATGACGGCCACGTCGTGCTCTACATGGCGGACCGTTACCACGACGACGCGATCGTGTTCGAACCTGCGTACGCGACCCGTCAGCCCGACGGCGGTTGGGGTGAGTTCGCGCCCGATCTCGAGGTCGTGAATATCGGCGGCGAGCACATCCAGGCCATCGACGAGCCGTACATTGCCAAGGTCGGGGCGCACATGAGCCAGGCCATCAACCAGATCCAGGCCGGGAAGTAG